A stretch of DNA from Nonlabens ponticola:
CAATCGTCTGCCTGTTGCGCTTCCGCGAAAGCGAAACTGAAAACAGCTGTTGCAGCAACTAAAAGGTTTCTCGTTTTCATAATCATTTTAATTTGTTGTTAGTTGTAACGTCTCTTCTGGAACCACTTATCGCTAAGTGAGATGCCTATCGAGATACTGAAGAAATCTTCCTTGATTAATCCTGCATCTTGAGTGCCGCGTTGACCGTATTCAAGCCCAATGTTTGCACTGGAGAATGAGGCACCGCGCCCGATGGGTAATCCTAATCCAAAAGATATGCCAAACTCTGAAATGTCCTGACCGCTCAACTCAATACCTGTTTGCTCATAACGCAGGCCGCCACGATAAACCACTCGATCCCAATAGCTTGTAAGCGAGTTGAACTTAGGAATATAAAATCCACCTAATCTATAGGATGCGGCGTCATTGTAGTTCACATTGTCAGGCGCAAACGATCTTGTCACCTGCGAGCCTGTACCACGACGTGAATATTCACCAGCGAGATTCCACTGGCGTGACTTGCCATACCCTATACCAATGGTAAGGTCTGACGACAGGTTTAAATCTTGTTTTTGCTCATCGCTTTCATCAGTATCGACGATAGCCTCGGCAAGGTCTGCTTGAAGTACAAAGCGACTCAATCTGCGAGTGTTTCTTGCGGTGATATCGCTTTGAGGTTGAAAGGTGACAGCGCCTTGTAGGTTGTTGCCATTTTTCAAACGCTTATCATAGTGCAGACCAAAGTTGAAAGAAACGCCGCCTATGTCTGATTCGTTCTCAATTCTAGTACCGAACTCGACACCATCCAATGCAATACTTGACCTATTGACTTGCTGTCCAAAATTGTATCTAAACTCACCACCAATGCTAAGTTCTGGAGTAAGTTTTGCACCAGCGGCAAAATAGGCTCTATTCAAACTTCCTTCACCAGTAAAGCGAGTGTATCTGACGTCATTCACCTCACCAATGGTGTAACCAACTGATTGGAATGGAATGAGTCCAAAACCAAAGCCAGCCTTGCGGCCCAATGGGATTCCCAGACTTACATATTCAATAGATGTTGCATCATACTCATCATCGCCAGCATTTGAACTGGCAAAAGTTTCTGTATGAACGCCACCAACGGTGAACGAGGTAAGACGTAGTCCTGCATAAGCTGCTGGATTATTAAGGTTGATGTGCACACTATCTGCATAGGTGCGCACACCAGCCATACTGCGATTTTCAATTGTGCCTCTAAATGTTTCCTGACCTAGACCAAAAAAGGAGTAAGGTGATGAAGTGCGTGACTGTGCGGTACTCAATACTGTAGCAAGTAAAAAAGTCACGATTAAAATACTTCTTGTCATGAATTGTTCTTGTAAAGATTATAGATGCCGTGTAGCATCAAAAAAGGCGTGGCAAAGAAACGGCTTTTGAGTTGTTTTTTCAATAGCTGTGAATCACCACCTGTGAGTAAGACTTGAGTGTCCTTAAACTTGTTATTGTAACGGGAAATCATGCCGTCTATTTCAAGAGCGGTGCCTTGAATTACTCCGGTACTGATAGAATCATTAGTGTTTTTTCCTAGGAATCCTTTTACACGGCTAGGTTGCAGTAATGGCAGCTTTGCAGTGTAATCATTTAAAGATTTGAATCTCAAGTTCAATCCAGGTGAAATGGCGCCACCTAGATATTGATTGTCTTTGTCAATAAAGTCATAGGTAATGCAGGTGCCAGCGTCAATAATAAGTTTAGCACCTTTTTCAAAAGAGGTATGAAAAGACCCAGCAACCAGTGCAAGACGATCGTTGCCTAGAGTAGTGGACTCATATTTATTGGTAAAGGGTAGCTTGATGGTATGATTTATATACATTACCCCAACTAGACTCTCAAGGTGGTGCAATAGTTTAACGTCAATGGTGCCAACCTGACAAACGCAGGCTGCATTGAGGTCATGATAGTTTGAAAAAAGTCTAGAAAGATGATCGATAAACTCTGGCTCCTGGCAACGAGTAACATCATAGATGGTGGTCTCGTCAACGACGGCCAACTTTATGGACGTATTGCCTATGTCAACTGCCAGGATCATAAGGTAGGTGTAGTGTGGAATACTGGATTCGAACCAGTGACCTCTACCCTGTCAAGGTAGCGCTCTAAACCAACTGAGCTAATCCCACAATTTCAATGTTTGTATAGTAACAAAAAACCCAATCTTTACGATCGGGTTTGTTGTGGTACCTCCAGGAATCGAACCAGGGACACATGGATTTTCAGTCCATTGCTCTACCAACTGAGCTAAGGTACCTTTTGCTGTAAAGCGGTGGCAAATTTACATAAATAAATTTGTGGCAAAAGGAATTTGTCGCTTTTTTGAAGAAAACTTTTAAGCGATTGTATTTTAACTGATTAGTCGCTCTAGTGCCATTCCTCGTGATCCCTTAATCAATATTGTCTGGTCTTTGTTGTAATCTAGTAGCTTATTCTTGTCGATGTCGTCGATGCTTTTTAACTTCAGTGCCTTGGTAGAAGCAACATTCACAAAATTAGCACCGATCAAAATGATGTTTTCTATATCGAGTTCTTCTGCATAATCACAGATGGATTGATGTTCTATCCTAGCGTAATCTCCTAGTTCAAACATATCACCTAGAATAGCTGTGCGCGTACCAGAGTATTGAGCTAGGTTCTCTAAAGCAACTCGCATACTGGTAGGATTAGCATTGTAAGCATCTAATATTATGAGGCTAGAATCCTGTTTGATTAATTGCGATCTATTATTAGTAGGTGAGTAGCTTTCCAGGCCCTTGATGATCGCATCCTTAGGAACCTTCATGATTTCACCAACCTCGATAGCCAATAGCATGTTGTTGAAATTATATGCTCCTGTTAGTTGAGTTTTTACCAGCGTTCCCTTGTAGTTGAATTGAATAGGTGAGGCCTCTAATAACTGTAAATCGGTTGTGAAAATCCTGTTTAATTCTTTTGTTCTTGCAAGTTGTTCATCATCGCTGTGCAATACGATGGCTGTCTTGTGGTGCTTGTTTAAGTATTTGTAAAGTTCACTCTTGCCTTTTTTCACGCCTTCTATACCGCCAAATCCTTCTAAGTGTGCCTTACCAAAATTTGTAATCAATCCATAGTCAGGATCTGCAATTTGAGATAATGCGGCAATTTCTCCTTGATGGTTGGCGCCCATTTCAACCACTCCTATTTCCGTTTGCTTATCAAAAGACAGTAGTGTCAATGGAACACCTATGTGGTTATTAAGATTGCCAACGGTTCCTTTGACCTTATATGACTGTGATAAAATGCTCAATATAAGTTCTTTGGTAGTAGTTTTTCCATTACTACCTGTTAGGCCTATCACAGGTAATCCTAATTCCTTACGATGATAAGAGGCCAGTTCCTGAAGAGTTTTAAGCGTATCACTGACGACGGTGACATCGGCACGGTTTTCAAATGATGCGTCGCTACTTATGGCGTGACTTGCACCTTGCTCAAGAGCTTTTGCTACATAGTCGTTACCATCAAAGTTATCACCTTTCAAAGCAACATATAAAACTCCTGATTGAAGTTTCCTTGTGTCTGTACAAATTCCGCTACTTGCGAGAAAAAGTAGGTAAAGTTCATTTATAGCCATGTGGTAAAAGTAAAAAAGCCCTTTTTTAAAAAAGGGCTTTTTGATAGTGAGTTTAAAGAGCTTTTAGTTTCTTGGACTCTTAGATTTCTTTGATTTGGAACCAACACGTGACATAGCACATCTAAATCCTATATCATCTCTAGCCATATCTTGTGGGTAGAATCTTCTCGTTGCTGGATCTAACCAGTAAGCTCTATCTCTCCAAGAACCACCCTTAATCACACGAACCTCATTATCAATAAGAGTCGTACGGCTATTATCAGCATCGTATTCTCTGATTACATTACCTTCTGCATCAACAGTAACTGAGTGTTGTGGAGAGTTATACATTTTCTCTCGTTGATCAGGAGAAAGACCTGCATAGCTTTGTGAAGATTGTGCGTCACCGTCACGGTAATCACGGTTATCACTACGGTCAAAATTAGTTCTTAGGTACGTTTCTTCATCGTCAATGTCTATTTGTCTAATCTCTCCAGGTAGATTGCGGGCAATCACCTTACCATTACTTAATGTATCGTAAACAATATCATCAGCTGTAACTACAGCAACTTTTCCATCAGGACCTATTTGATTCTTAGTGTAAACATTACCGCGATAGTAGTTGAAGTCGTTGTATTCATCATCTATAATAGGGCGATAAACATCAGCCACCCATTCAGACACGTTTCCTGCCATGTCGTACAGCCCGTAATCGTTAGGCGCATAATTCTTAATAGGTGCAGTAATATCAGCTCCATCATCACTCCAACCTGCAATACCACCATAGTCACCATCACCTTGCTTAAAGTTTGCTAAGTGGTCACCACGATTATTGCGTTTACCACTTCTAGTGTATTGTCCATCCCATGGATATTTTTTACGACCGCGGTACGAGTTGTACTCTCTTAAACTGCTTTGTCCTAGAGCTGCATATTCCCATTCAGCCTCTGTAGGCAAACGGTAAGCTGCAGGAAGTAAGATTCCTTGCTCACGTCTTACATATAAACCAGTAGTGTCACTATTGTTTCTGCTTGCTT
This window harbors:
- a CDS encoding type III pantothenate kinase codes for the protein MILAVDIGNTSIKLAVVDETTIYDVTRCQEPEFIDHLSRLFSNYHDLNAACVCQVGTIDVKLLHHLESLVGVMYINHTIKLPFTNKYESTTLGNDRLALVAGSFHTSFEKGAKLIIDAGTCITYDFIDKDNQYLGGAISPGLNLRFKSLNDYTAKLPLLQPSRVKGFLGKNTNDSISTGVIQGTALEIDGMISRYNNKFKDTQVLLTGGDSQLLKKQLKSRFFATPFLMLHGIYNLYKNNS
- a CDS encoding UDP-N-acetylmuramoyl-tripeptide--D-alanyl-D-alanine ligase, producing MAINELYLLFLASSGICTDTRKLQSGVLYVALKGDNFDGNDYVAKALEQGASHAISSDASFENRADVTVVSDTLKTLQELASYHRKELGLPVIGLTGSNGKTTTKELILSILSQSYKVKGTVGNLNNHIGVPLTLLSFDKQTEIGVVEMGANHQGEIAALSQIADPDYGLITNFGKAHLEGFGGIEGVKKGKSELYKYLNKHHKTAIVLHSDDEQLARTKELNRIFTTDLQLLEASPIQFNYKGTLVKTQLTGAYNFNNMLLAIEVGEIMKVPKDAIIKGLESYSPTNNRSQLIKQDSSLIILDAYNANPTSMRVALENLAQYSGTRTAILGDMFELGDYARIEHQSICDYAEELDIENIILIGANFVNVASTKALKLKSIDDIDKNKLLDYNKDQTILIKGSRGMALERLIS
- the gldJ gene encoding gliding motility lipoprotein GldJ, whose product is MKKHFVLNFIVAALTGAALVSCGGGNDYSNNSRATGWDINGRDGFELNTDYKDQDAGPGLVFVEGGTFTMGRVKDDPMHDWNNTPNQQHVQSFYIDETEVTNGMYLEMLDWIKRVFPPEDEQYRNIYLGALPDTLVWRNRLGYNDAMTNNYLRHPAHANYPVVGVSWIQAVEFSNWRTDRVNEKILVDQGYLPKDLLGKANDGALFNTETYLNAPTLTYGGNDSITRGGRKSLALEKQRGKQASRNNSDTTGLYVRREQGILLPAAYRLPTEAEWEYAALGQSSLREYNSYRGRKKYPWDGQYTRSGKRNNRGDHLANFKQGDGDYGGIAGWSDDGADITAPIKNYAPNDYGLYDMAGNVSEWVADVYRPIIDDEYNDFNYYRGNVYTKNQIGPDGKVAVVTADDIVYDTLSNGKVIARNLPGEIRQIDIDDEETYLRTNFDRSDNRDYRDGDAQSSQSYAGLSPDQREKMYNSPQHSVTVDAEGNVIREYDADNSRTTLIDNEVRVIKGGSWRDRAYWLDPATRRFYPQDMARDDIGFRCAMSRVGSKSKKSKSPRN